A region from the Pithys albifrons albifrons isolate INPA30051 chromosome Z, PitAlb_v1, whole genome shotgun sequence genome encodes:
- the LOC139684954 gene encoding protein FAM240B-like: MNSQYMRHEVRGCETSDLRNFWEKTIEQQTQYLQNEKERQQRSALTKLRNEWMERLEKRIKMLRTQTEDQST, from the exons ATGAATAGCCAATATATGCGTCATGAAGTGCGGGGCTGTGAAACCAGTGACCTGAGGAACTTCTGGGAAAAGACAATTGAACAACAAACGCAGtatctgcaaaatgaaaaagaacGTCAGCAAAGAAGTGCTCTGACAAA GCTCAGAAATGAATGGATGGAGAGGCTGGAAAAACGGATAAAGATGTTGAGGACCCAAACTGAAGACCAATCTACCTGA